The genome window ATGAGACGCTCGGACCGCGTTCAACATGAATGTTTCGCCCCTGGCTCTATCATGTCTCCCAACATCTCATTATTCTGCCATATCCCCATTCACACCATCGACTCGTATTATTAAaccatccatccacctgTTGCCCATCTGTCGTCACCATTCCCGACCCAGACGACATGCtgtccctctcctctccgtACCCTTCAATaccgcgctcctcgtccccaCTCAACCCCCTCCGCTCATCATCTCCGCCTCACCCACTCTCGTCCcccacgccctcggcccacAATCCCCTCCCGTTGACATTCATGTCGCCTTCTCACGCCGGGTCGTCACCGCGTCCCTTGTCGGCGAGATATACGCGCGGCTCGACTACGCGCGGCTCACCACGGCCCACTGCGCCAAAGCCGTCGCGCGAATTAATTCTGCCTGACCTCTTCACAGAGAGCGGCAACACTCCCACCCAGGGCGCAATGTGGTGTAACcggctggcgcggcggatggccgaccgcgagcgcaagaagcagcggcgcgaggacgcgctcacgcgcTTCCGCGGGATGACGGACCACGAGGAgcccgaggacgaagacgagcgcgagcgccaggcgcaggctgacgacgaggaggtgagtGGCGCAACGCTGGTTAAAGAGCGCACCCTCCACTCTCAGCTCTTGCGACAAGGAGatccagctgacatcagatcTTCCGCCGCCTGATGGTtctccagcgccgccggGAACAGCACGCAGCGCTCGTGTCGCacgagaccgagacggGAGGGAGTGACCCCGCACTCCCTGACAtctgggaggaggaggtagaCGCGCTCGcacgcgaggagcgcgcccTGTACCAGCACCTGAACGCGAGcttcgccgacgacgacgagtgggcGCGTGAAGCAGCTGCTGCAGAAGAGGCGGAGGCGTCTGCTGAGGCCGCGGAGCTTGCGTGGGCGGAGCAGGCGGAGCGTCAAGCCCGTGGGCCCGATGAgtttgacgaggccgaTTGGGCGGCAATCGCTGCGCTgcaggacgaggccgagcctATGGACATTGAATAAAGCAATCCCTCTAATGGCGTGTGTGACACCACATTTTGTAACTAGATGTCATTGTTGTATATGTGCTGCTGTGCATGGTGGAAAGAGTGATGTAACCATAAGAGTCTGATGAGCATCGATAGCGGCGTTTCAGTATATGCATTTCGCAGTCCAGTTCTATCAGACGTGTCGGAGCGGCGTAGGCCAGGATCGACTGGCTCAGTAGACCTGGAGTCAGTATCATAGCTCGGACGGCTGACCCGCACTTCGTGCGCCTTAactcaccttcttcttctcgtcgaccgAGATGCCGCCAGGGCCCATattgacgaggaggagcagacCACCGACGATTGAGAGCGTCTGGAAGAAGTCGTACTTGAGGAAGTCACGCTGGGGGTGGGCGGGGTGGACGGACCACCACTTGTTAACCAGCACGTTGAACacgctgaggaggaggacgaggaacgAAGCGCTCCACTTGGCCTTAAATCCAACAGCAACCATGATGCACGCGCCCAGCCCGATGATGCTGACGAACACGCGTCCGATGCTCCAGTTGCCCTGGAAGATGAAACcgacgaagaggaagatgaggaggacacGGCCAGCCAGCTGGACGTACTTGCGGCGGTCGGTCTCGGAGATCGAGGGCAGGCCGGCAAAGATCTTCTTCTTGGTCGCGAGGCTGTCAGAGAGGACCAtgaggaggccgccaaTGACCGAGAGGTtgcggaggaagaaggagacgTCGAAGAGGAGGCCGTAGCCGATTCCTTGGAGGATAACGACGAAGAGAAGGGCCGCGACCGAGTACTCTGGGAAGCGGCGAGCGATGACGCCAATCGAACCGGCAAGCATGGCCTGGGATTAGCGAACGTGGGTGCGAGCAATAAAACTCGGCAGGAAAAAGTGGGCCAGAGGGTGAAACAGgtgcgaggaggctgcgTCTCCGATCACAACGCGACTCAAATCAGGCCCGCGATCGCTCCTCGCGTCCGCAACGAGGCGGTGACAACCGCGCCTCGTACCCACTGACAGCGACTCACGATAACGTTGATCAGAAGGAACATGTGGCTGAGGCCCCAGGGAATGCCCCTCTGATGCTCAATGTACCACTTCTGGTCGCTCCACTGGGCCAGGATGCGGATAGCATCCTCAAGGAAAGTCGCGACAATGAGGAAGCGCGCGATGGCGGGCACCCATGGGCGGATAGGCTGGCGTTAGCGAGTTCGTCGCTAATGATGTGCGccctcgcgctgcgcgagaCTCTGGGGACAGGCATTATTGAGGGGTAAAGGCTTGAGACAAGGATTGTGCAATCCCCTAACAACAAGAGGCATAATGGCCCGTTGCCACCTCACTCGCTCTCATCCCCTGTGCGTGTCTCGTCGCGTTCACTGCTTTCAGCAGTACGCACCTGTGAGTAAATCTCAATCGCATCTTCGATTTGGCTTGACACTTCCTGGATTTTGGCGATGACCTCGTTGTCCGATCTCGTGGGCCGCGACGTGGAGATTGGGTCAGGGCTGTATCCCGCATTGTAGGAAGGGGCCGCGTACGCAGGCTGCCCGCGGTTCGGGTTGAGGTGGATCCGCTGGGACATGGTGGTGAGTAGATGAGTTGGAAGAGAAAAGATCGCCGCGACGTGGAGattgggtggaggtggagggcgagggccgAACAGGGACGGGCGACTGGGGGATTCGGGTTGGGAGTTATGCCTCAAGAAAAAGGATGGGAAATGTGCTCAAGTTGACAGCTTGACAGTCTGATTGTAAGAGGTAAAGGCTGACGTCGATACAaagaggaagggaggaggggaggaggggaggagtAACGATGTTGGATCTGAGGAGGTGCTCGTCGGTGTTGTTCCCCTTGTCACCATGTCGCGCTGGAAGCCTCAAAACCGAGAACGCACGGGAGTAAACCCTGTTTTCCTTTCCCCCACGTGGCATGACGTCTGTTGAGAACCCTCGATCAACCAGATCCTCCCCAGTTTTCTCCACTTGTCACCTCAGACATATGACCTCGCTTGTATGCATATCTCTAGTGGCAGATCCAGGCTCAGTTCAGCGTAGCCGATTCCGACAATGGAGTCCTAAGTTGTTCCAAGTGGACATGGTGATTGGCACTGATGTATGCAGTTGCAGACATGACATAGGCCAGACATCAGCATAAGTGTCCTATCAGACTGCATAGGCCAGGCATAGACGCGGATATAGACGACATCCGTTCTCTAAcgcgcgccaacgccgaaCATCGATATCTCGCCCTACGGCCGCCCTCCCAACAGCCCGCCCTCCTGCGCGCGTCTCCGTCGCCCACCCCAGTTCCCGCTCGtgacctcctcgtcgtttGCCCGCTTCTTGCTTCCCTTCCCGCGTATACTGTCCAGTCCGAGCGCGTATCGCAGCTcctgctcgtcctcgtccaccgGCTCTGTGTCGCGGTTGAAGCCTGGCGGCTCGACGTTGTATACTGGCCCTCCGAACTTGCGTCGGCAGATGGACGAGCCGTGCTCGAGGTACTCGGCGCGCGTGACCGGGTAAGTCGGGAGGTAGCCATCGTGCGAGGATAATGCCACGGCAGCCTGGTAGGGTGCTGAGGCGGGTCTGCGATCAGCTTACGCACAATGAGTTTGAAGCTGAAGAAGGTTAGAGCCCAGAGATCAGGTTGTGCTCCACATATCGCGAATCCTACTGCGGTGCACATCCTCATTGCTCACAAGCATTCTGGGGCAACCACACTCACTCGAACACCTCATAGATCCCAATGTCGTAGTCCGACGGGCACAGTGCGCGCAGGTCGCGTTCTCTACGTGGGTTAGAACGGAAGTGACGAGAACCCACAGTCGTTCTCCTAATGCCTCGATGTTACCCAGCCCGCCAACAATGCCGATGTGTGCCCAGAACATCCCTTGCAGTTCTTCGGGCATCTGCGAGATGACGTACGCTATAGTCTCCGGGAGGCCGGTCTGGTTGATacctgatgtcagccaACTCGCAGGAACACTCACCAATATCGGATGGGTTGAACAGCAGCTCTGGCCCCGCGAACCGCTCGTTTCCCATCCACAGCActtgctcctcctcttctggCCCCTTCTtccgcgcttcttctccttctggTGGCCGCTGTGCATTCGGTCCAGAGCGGATGTACCCCGTCCGGCTGCGCGACTTGGCGCTAAAGTCTGGGAGGACGTACTCTTGTACGATGGGGTTGGAGCGCGGGTTGCGCTTGCACTTCTCGATATCGCCACACCAGTCCATCGAGACGTAGCCGCACGCTTCTCGGACGGCGTTGACGACGTGGGTCTGGTCAAGCATGTTCCACTGCCGGAACGAGATGAGGTGTTTCAGATGGTTTGTAAGAAGCTTCCCGCCGATGTCGAtactgctgtcagctaacCCAAGTCAGACAGCAGCTGACGCACCGCTTAACGTGTTCCCACACTATTTCCCCGCCGCGGGTCGGCACAACGTGCGAGTAGCTGTACCCCACGTCAACGACGACCATACATTCCGGGGGAACGTCAGACTCGTCGCTGAACATGCCTCCGTATGGCGCCAACGAGGCCGCTTCCGTCAGCTCACTCACATAACTCAGCTCACAGGTGCAACGGTAGTAGCTCGCGaactcccactcctcgaACACCATTTGGTCGTATGTCTCGGCGATGTTGGGGAGGTTGAAGTACGGCTCTGTGACGAGTAGCGATGTTTCTGGAGGCTTTatctgatgtcagctcgcTGGGTTGCCATCAGCTCACATCAAGCCCGGCAGAAGAGAAAATGCGGTCCCACACCGGCTTCTCCGCGTCCCAGGCGACGAGCATgccctgctgtcagctggcaCAGACAGCTAAGCTCACCCGCTCGAACGCGCGGCGGTACGCGATCCCACTCAAGTCTCTGGcggcctcgatctcgtctGAAACGTAGATCCGCCTGTCCGTTCggctgcgcgcgacggcATTGGGGAAGAacctggcgtcagcttaATGCGGATTCGATTCGATAGCTTGGCTCTCCACACTAGCACGTACCGCGGCTCAGCATCGACACCCGACACACCCGCTTTGATGCTGTACGCACcattgtcgaggatgagcacTGGTGTGCCCATACTTGAGAGAGTTTGACAAGAAGTGAAGCTGAGAATGTTGTGAAGAGTGGAAtgtcaacctccacttcgGTACCATGTCACGTGATGCTATGAGAAGACGAGGCTGTGGTCTCATGGTCAGTGAACCGTCATTCTGACTATCATCACTCAGACGTATTCATCATATCCGCCATCCGCCTTCGCCCGCGAAACATGGCGCCACTCCTGCCCAtggcctcgccgtcgccggcTTTCGACGACGGCTTCCTCCCCCGTTCTGACCGGGGTCTGCCCATCATGCTCCGGCGGTTGACAAAGTTCAAGACCATGGTGGGTACGCCAGGCGGGGATGGTTCCCATGGAGGTTGTCGTTGGAGtgagagggaagggaaTTAGCAGAGAGAGGAGGCGTCCCGGTTCCTGGGTTGCGCGTGAACGCAACAACTCCGCCGGGGAGCCGTTACATGACGAGCGCGTCTGCAAGAGttgtcggcgacgactGAAAGGCCACATCGGCTAATCACAGGACTTTGAGCTCGCGTTCTGGCAGCTGAcgtacctcgtcgtcgcgccacGAAGGGTATACAAACAGACATATCACCAGTGCGTCGCAGTCACATCtggagctgacagcagcaagcAGACGAAGAACCTCTGGGCACGAGACGAGTGCGTCCGCTGCAAACGGTGTACTGTTACCGAcagctgacgacagcccGGCGATGTTGATCTTAATCGCAGCGTGCTGTGTCGTCACGGCATCTGTGTGGGGGTTCATGTACGACTACGGGACAGCCGGCACGATCTGGCTCATTCTGAAGATGGTCTTCCGTGCGTTGCTGTTGGACCCGTGAGAGCTAACGCCAGGCGATTTCATCATCGTCTCGCTGGTGGTAGCGCTGGTGTTCTGGCTCATCGCTAACCGCCTCATGGTGTTGGCTACCGCACACTCGGGGATCACGGACAACCGTGTCGAGTTCACGTACGCTTTCGACGTCGCTGTCAACTCGTTCTTCCCAGCCTTCCTCACGCTCTACGTTGGGCTCCTCCCGCTCGCTGCCCTCGTGGTGAAGAATAACTGGGTCTGCCTCCTCCTAGGCAACACACTCTTCCTAATCGCTGGCTTCCAGTACATCTACATCACGTACCTCGGGTACGCTGCGCTGCCGTTTGTAGCGAGGAGTGagctcttcctcgctcCACTCCTCCCGCTCTTCGGAGGATACCTCCTGAGTCTGCTGGGGTTCAATGTTGTGCGCACAGTGCTTGAACTGTACTTTGGCGAGCCGTGGCATACCTAGAGGATAGACCTGTACCGATATGCATTCGCATCCGCCCATTGATCGTTAAAGTGGAGCATCTGCGGCGAGATCTCGGTGcagggtggaggagggaagggtggCGATGTGGAGGTCACAGCGCCAATTTGAATCCGCCCACCTCAACTTTCGAACTACACACTCACCAACACTCCAAACGCAACACGATGGaagacgtcgacgtcgactgGGGACTCGATGACGACGGATACGACGACGACTGTCTCTCCCTCGGCGGATACGATGGTGGGAAGCGTCCGTGGATAAGCTGACGTGCAGACGAGGTGGCGGATGAGCTTAAAACAAAACACGCAAAGGACTCACAGAAGGAGACGGTGAAGAGGGATGAGCCTAGGCGCAGCccggagaagaagaggacggAGAAGGATGAGGTGGCCATCGCCGTGAAAGAGGCTCCGAAGGCCACGCCGGAGGAGGCGCCGAAGGAGgtggccaaggaggccTCTAACCCCGCTCCGGTATCAGCACCGAAGCCCACTTCCATTGATACCCCGATCTCTTCCACCCAACCTGTCACTTTAtccacctccgcctctTCGTCCAAACCCGCAACTGAGCTCTCCGCAGCCACCCTGTCCGCAAACCGGGCGGTGGCgcaggagggcgagcgctTGTCTAGCCACTCCCGCGACCCTGCTGGGCGTAAACGTCGTGCCCGATCGCCGGAGCGTGGGGAGCGCCGTGACGACCGTCGTGACAAGCGCGACAGCGACCTTACCCGCGAAACCGAGAGCCGTGAcgacgctcctcgacgtgaCTCTGACGACCGCTCCGGCCCCGCTCAAGAGCGCCGAGACAGCTACGACAGGCACCGGCCCGACGACAAGGCCCTCAGTGGCGGACGCGACGGGAAAGATTGGAATCAGCGGCGCGAGGCAAAGCGCGAGCGTGATCGTGCAGCGTGGCGTGAGAAGGAGCCGGCCTCGCTCCGTTCTGAGGAAGGGTACCATCTCAAAGGCGCGTTCCAACAGCCGCTGCACAACAGCGCAGACGGGTTACCTGACGGCTGGCGCCGGATAGTGCCTGACAAGGCGTTCCGAGAGGGGATACCGATTCCAACCGCGCCGAAGGGCGGCCCGGGGCGGTATTTCTATCGGCATGAAGAGACGGGAGTTGGACAGTGGGAGGCGCCGGACAGCCAGGCCGAGTCTAAAtccgagaaggagagggaggcggGCGGGAAAGAGGACCGGAAGGTGGACCGGAAAGTGGACCGGAAGGAGGACACGGAGAAAAAGCTAGAACATCAAGATCGACCACCCACAggccccgccgccaccagaGGCCCGTCGGCCACTTCCACACGTACGTTCGCCAGGCGATCCGggctcaaggagctcgggCTAGCGCAGAGGCAAGGATG of Cutaneotrichosporon cavernicola HIS019 DNA, chromosome: 4 contains these proteins:
- the ERV29 gene encoding uncharacterized protein (SURF4 family), with product MSQRIHLNPNRGQPAYAAPSYNAGYSPDPISTSRPTRSDNEVIAKIQEVSSQIEDAIEIYSQPIRPWVPAIARFLIVATFLEDAIRILAQWSDQKWYIEHQRGIPWGLSHMFLLINVIAMLAGSIGVIARRFPEYSVAALLFVVILQGIGYGLLFDVSFFLRNLSVIGGLLMVLSDSLATKKKIFAGLPSISETDRRKYVQLAGRVLLIFLFVGFIFQGNWSIGRVFVSIIGLGACIMVAVGFKAKWSASFLVLLLSVFNVLVNKWWSVHPAHPQRDFLKYDFFQTLSIVGGLLLLVNMGPGGISVDEKKKVY
- the ARP6 gene encoding uncharacterized protein (Actin); protein product: MGTPVLILDNGAYSIKAGVSGVDAEPRFFPNAVARSRTDRRIYVSDEIEAARDLSGIAYRRAFERGMLVAWDAEKPVWDRIFSSAGLDIKPPETSLLVTEPYFNLPNIAETYDQMVFEEWEFASYYRCTSASLAPYGGMFSDESDVPPECMVVVDVGYSYSHVVPTRGGEIVWEHVKRIDIGGKLLTNHLKHLISFRQWNMLDQTHVVNAVREACGYVSMDWCGDIEKCKRNPRSNPIVQEYVLPDFSAKSRSRTGYIRSGPNAQRPPEGEEARKKGPEEEEQVLWMGNERFAGPELLFNPSDIGINQTGLPETIAYVISQMPEELQGMFWAHIGIVGGLGNIEALGERLERDLRALCPSDYDIGIYEVFEPASAPYQAAVALSSHDGYLPTYPVTRAEYLEHGSSICRRKFGGPVYNVEPPGFNRDTEPVDEDEQELRYALGLDSIRGKGSKKRANDEEVTSGNWGGRRRRAQEGGLLGGRP
- a CDS encoding uncharacterized protein (UNC-50 family) is translated as MAPLLPMASPSPAFDDGFLPRSDRGLPIMLRRLTKFKTMDFELAFWQLTYLVVAPRRVYKQTYHHKQTKNLWARDDPAMLILIAACCVVTASVWGFMYDYGTAGTIWLILKMVFRDFIIVSLVVALVFWLIANRLMVLATAHSGITDNRVEFTYAFDVAVNSFFPAFLTLYVGLLPLAALVVKNNWVCLLLGNTLFLIAGFQYIYITYLGYAALPFVARSELFLAPLLPLFGGYLLSLLGFNVVRTVLELYFGEPWHT